The Magnolia sinica isolate HGM2019 chromosome 9, MsV1, whole genome shotgun sequence sequence GCACTGGCATGATTTTCTGCCAGGATcttcatgttgtggaccaccatatACATGTATTGGATATATGCACAATGATAGCTTGTTTGGTTAGATGGCGATGCATGCTATGTTAGCATACATCCAGCTTGCTCAATTGGAAAACCCGAGTACGGTTATAAAGTGAAGTAACATGTTTTCATTTCAGAAAATTTCTCTGAATCTCTTGCATTCTTGGAATGACATTGACCTTGGGCATCTACGACCAGAAGTTTTACGCACACATCAAAGAACCAGAAGCCTACGGTTTGAAAATCCCAAAAATGGCGATTCTTCAAAATAGCCGAGGCTAATTTTTCGATGCAAAAGATCCCAGCCAATTATTAAGAGGAGACGAAAAGAGGTCTGCAATGCCATAGGTGAAGAAATGCATGCTAGATGCCTTCCGCATACTAACCTTCAAAAGTGATTGCTGGACTTCACCAATGGCTTCCTTCTTTTTGCATAAATCTGGAAAATCTTTGTACTCAATCCCAGCACTTTGAGCCCAATTTTCAAGGACCTGACGCGAGGGGACTACCAAGGCCACACAATAATTTTGGAATGGATCTGCATGTACCATGATGCTCTCCACATAGTTGCTCGTCATCAGAGCTGCCTCAGCCTGTGACCggagataattaaaaaaaataaaaatcgatcaAAGCCACTTATATATATGCCAATGCAGTACGTGTGCATGAGATGTAAGAAGTTCATCAGGTGAGGCCATCATGAAGATGCCCATCTGGCAGGGTACACGTGCATTGTATTGGGACCTTTGATCAATCTCCTTTGACTGTCCATTTATTTCATGCACACATGGCCCAGCTGACAAGTGGACCAGCCTGAGTTTTGGGCCAAGGCATCTACATGGTGTGGTCCTCCTGATGAGGGGCTTGGATCTGACATCACCATGTTGGAATGTGTGTAAATATCAAGTACCCGGAAGTTAGCAGGATGAAATGGCTTCCCTCATATCAGTACtcttggaaaaaaataaaattagcatCTTCACATACCTTTCCAAGCGAAATGTACTCCCCATGCTGGAGTTTCACAATATCCTTCTTTCTATCAATGATCTCAAGACACCCATCAGGGTGAAACTGCCCTATGTCACCAGTATAGAACCATCGAGTTCCCCTCTCATCCACCTGTATCATATAAAGATTACAGAATCATGAAGTAGGTAGTGGGTATTGAACCTGGTACAGAGAAAGCTTAAGAGGTCTTACTTTGTACACCTCGTTTGTCTTTGCTTCGTTTTTGAAGTACCCCAAAGATACACTGAGTCCTCCAATGACAACCTCTCCTCGAGGCATTGGTTTGTCAGAGGTCAGATACCCGCCTTCTTCCCAAGATACAAGCTGTAAGTTCAGATGGgacacatcatcatcattgtcaaccTTGTCCCAACCATTCAAGTTTGACtttataaatccaaataaaaagaagaGGTGCATAGTATCAAAAGAAAAACAAGAGAGTAAATCATAGTTCTCAGAAAATAAAACAAGAGAGGAAATGAAGTTCCATTCTCATGTAATGGTTGGATCTTCAACAAGGAAaccaattttctttaaaaataaaacttgCTACGTTACAcatcaaacaaaacaaaaagagtggaaaggaaatgaaataacCATTTAACTCAACTTGTATCGGTATTATGATTTGATTATCTAGACCAGACAATATCTCTTTGAAAGTGGTAACATTACaccaaaagatatatatatatatatatatatatatatatatatatatatatatatatatatatatatatatatatatatatatatatatatttttaaacgttttttttttacacacgcacacacaccaccacacactcacgccatggtgggatttcaccacctatgggtactcaaaccctcgaccaggtgttgaaactcctgagagtctaccactggagtaagagtaaggacccacacCAAAAGATAAATTTAACTTCCCTGTGTGAAGAAAACTCAGAATGTGAGTAGTGGGGCTAACCACAGAAATTACTTTCAAACAACAAGTGAAAAGGAAACTATCACTGTTTTAGGAAAAACACGGACACCCAGAACCAATTGATCAAATATGAGATAGaggacttaaaaaaaaaaaaaaccgcaaTGGTGCTACCTAGAGTTTCTATGGATAATTCTATGTGAAAAGGCCCTCGGTAGGGCAGAAGAAAGTGAACTCAGCTTTCAACTGACAGAGATTGGCCTTGAAAAGATGTCAGCCAAGAAGAAGGATGTGTTGGATCAGCAGATCTTGGTAACCACAGATCTACATGCTTATATGGGGAAGtccaagcagcagcagcagcagcgaatCTTGTCAGTAACGGCATGGGATAGTACCAATTGCAAACATTAACAGAAACCAATGTGTGACGAAAATATTCaacgaagaaagaaaagaaaaaaagttgtAGAAGCAAAAAAACTCCAGCATGACACCCCACAGAGCAACACCACGAGTCTGCGAAGTTAACATCATAATCTGACCTCAACTTGCATACACTCACTGTAGGAGCCAGCGTCGACTGAAAAATATAACCTCACTACCTAAAATGAAAAATAGCCTCATTATAAGGGTAACTCAACCATATGTAACTACAGCATCCTACTCTGCCTACATATGCATATTGGAATAGGTATGGTATGCAGGTCGAGCAGTATTAAGACAATGTCAAGATCAAAATTATTCTAGGTCAACATATGCAGACTGACTAGGAAAGTTATAGATACTGGCCCCATGCATAAAAAAGTTGTCTAGTTTCCCAAAACTAGTCCGCAAATTTCTCGTCTAGGTTATCCACTTACATATTCCCTTTACATCCATCCAACAGAATCAAAAGAGAATGTGAGATTCCTCAAGAGAGAGTGAACACAGTTTACTATTCGCTAAATCCATATTCATCTCCAACATACAAAGCACCTTTCAAATGACAGATGAGATACCTTGATGTAGGAACAAGGAACAGGTGGACCCACACGACCAACAGTTGGGTCATCTGCTTCGGAAAACGCTGCACCGGCACATGTCTCAGTTAAGCCATATCCTTGTCCTATTGGAGCCCTGATGAAATCGTAACAAAATAACATGCAAACTTAGAGGGAGTCGCTTCATTAAGGAAAAGAACTGATGGGAATTTTAAAGAAACAAGACATCCCTCTGAATTGTGAGTCCAAGTGACATCAGGAGGTATCTTAGCTCAGTCCTAGTCACTGATTCAAGTTAATAATGTGCATCAACGCTACAGATGTTGCCCATTTGTTTCTTTGATTCATGATATTCATGATTGAGCATCTCATAGTTCATATTATCAGCTTCATTAAATTCACCTGGTTTTATTTGTTTCATTTCTCTGACCAGGATTTCATTGAACCTGTGCTTTGCTGTCTTCTTTTATTTCTCTGAGAAGGATTTCATTCGATGGTTCACAGTATTATCTTCATTAATTATTaccttttttttgtttatttctctGACAAGGATTTTACTGAACCTGTGCTatgtcttcttcctcttttttcccttttccttttcctttctataAGATTTGTAGTGCATATAAAAAACACAAATCTTTTATATACTTCTCCAGTAGTCAATCTAATAGTATTGCATGTAACATAGGCCTAGCAGTACTAGAACCATCAATGATTGGTGAACCAGCAGATTCATTTGCAACTCCTTTGGAAATATTACCCGAATTGTACTTCTTTCCCTTATTTCAAATCTTCCTACAGAAGCCAATAAGTTATTGGGTGTTCTTTTAATGGTTTCAGTACCAATGGGATTATTGACAGTACTCTTTTTGTTTGGAGAATGTTaataaattacaaattttcattTCCTCCATATAAAATCTATGATGATACTTGATTAAGATCTTAGACTCTTAAACCTACTTTATTTTTTTAGCTGTTTGGGTGGGAGATCAACATAGATTTTATTCAtcatttctagttttctttttgcCCCAACAATTTTATGGACTTAAAACTCCAGCTAATGGCGGTCCAATATGTGAGAATAAATTGTGAATGGTCCAAAGCAGGGGATACTGATCTGCACAAACTCATTCCCACCACATTCGAAGTACCAAACCTGCTTTGAACTACAATCCCCTATAGTTGAAAACCAATATCATATCTGAGGTTCGAAGGTAATGTGGAAATTCTGTTGTTATAAAATTTATGAGAGTAACATGCCATGTTCACTTTGGAATTGAACAGAGATAATCATATCATCACACCAGAAAGTTTAACAAATTATAAACATTTATGGGTAACTAGGGACGATGATGACAAAGATGAAAATTACCCCATGCAGATATTGATGAATCGTTGTGTATCACTAGATAGAGGAGCTCCACCACAAAGCATGAAACGAATACGGCCTCCAAGAAGAGTGCGCATCTTTTTAAAAAGGATAGCATCCCAGAAAATTCCTTCTAGTCCCCACGCCCCAAGCCAGCTTCCTTCGATAGCTGCAACTTTGCGTCTATATCCAATATTAAAGAGCTTCTTGGAAATCCCACCCTTCTCCTCAACCTACAGATTAAGAAATAAGTATGGCAAAAAGGAAAGAATATAACATCTCAATGCAGTAAGTCATATGCATGAAATAGTAGCATAAAACAAAATGTGACCGCTTTTATGTTTATGGTCATCTAGTTCAGACCTTTTTCAATACACCATCTCTAATACGATCTAATATAGCTGGAACGGCCGCCAAAAGGGTTGGTTTTAACACAGAAGCATCTCCCTTGGTTCCTTTCTTGATCTTATTTGATGTATCGGTTAAAGTCAGTGCAGAACCGTAACCTATTGCGCAGCCTGCACATAACATCACAGACTGgacaaacaaaaaaaatcatttgAATAGAACTAATATGGgaataattaacttatatttcCAGAATATCATAGAAGAATGGATTCATGTACAGGACCTCAGCTGCCAGTTCAAAAACATGAGCTAGGGGCAGGTACGCCAAGTAAACATCATTGCTGCCTATTTTGGGAATGATCGTCATAACTGCAGCTGCAGTTGCCACAATGTTTCCATGAGTCATCATGACTCCCTACAGTATCAAACATGTAAAACCAAATTAGAGAAATTTGAGGTAATGCAGCTTGAGTCATGAACACGCCTTCATAGGCTTAAAAAATTATGGAGAAGCAAAGACTCTATAGCACATTTTTCCAAGGGTCCAATTTTGTGTGGATGTGCAAGAAAATGCACGGACAAGTTTATATACATGCTTATGAAAGCTTGTGAATCAACCGAGTAACTGTCAGCCAAGATGACATAGAAATAACACTCATGATGTGTGTACGTGTATTTCCATGTTCACACAAACATAATAATGCTAAATATAGAAAGCATGCATGTTCAGGATATCATATGAGATGCTTGGTCCAGAGAAACAATGTTTTTCTGCTCAAACAAGAAATGGTAGCCGTGGGACATAACTTTCATTAACCTAAACCATTAATCTGGTGGACAGACATGTTCCAATATTTCCCCCATCAAGTGATCCTAAAATGTACCATTGCAACCAATGATTCACAATGAACTGGCAAATTGGAATGTAAGAGTTGTCCGACAAGGGAGATTTTGGGGATTTTCTCCCCTGCACCAGAATGACCACTGCAGTACAGTTCTTCATACTGTAAAAAAGCTCGATGAAGAAAATATACCTCCTCACATGTTCAGTTATGTACATGTCCTCATTCTTTCTTATTACAATAGTGTTTGCAGTTTTGAGTGAGGTGACTGCAATGCAATGATTGAGATCTGTGTAATGAAATCTGCTGGGCCATCTATAAGGATGCATGAAGAGAAGGGCAAAGCTAACCTTAGGTAGCCCGGTACTGCCACTTGTATACATAATGACAGCAGTATCATTCTTGGCAGGGAGTCTTGGATGAGCAGGAGTTTCTTTCCCAAGCCTTACAACCTGAGAGAAAGATGATACAGTCCACTGGCTCGTACCGGTGGAGAGATTGGAATCAACTGGAGTTCCATCATCTTCGAAGTAAACAATGTACTTGATACTTTCCAGGCTTGAGCTAACCGCTTCTATTTTTTTCAATTGCTTTGAATCACAGATCAGAGTTGATACTTGTGTCTGTCACACAGGAAAGGCTATGAATCAGATGGGCCACCACCCCAGTAACAACAGTCCAGTGATGCATTTTTCTTGagaaaatcatcaaaatcacaagcTTGTTTAGATCCCGTGGGAGGACTGGCATAATTTAGATCATCTGTAAATGGGATAATGGACAGAAACATTCTCACCTCATTGAGCGAGTGGATGAGAGCATCCTCGCCCAGAGAAGCATAGATGGTCACAACTGTAATATTTTGACGGAAGCATCCCTAAAACAAGAAACCAGAGACAAAAGAGGGTTAATTTGCATTAAAACAATCCTCAATGTCACATAAATA is a genomic window containing:
- the LOC131255843 gene encoding long chain acyl-CoA synthetase 8 — protein: MGDSEGSHTSLPWLQSLAKDYGLCFVKDFGIYGVVGAIILGLVLPLLLSLILVGKKKVKQRGVQVDVGGEAGITMRNHRFSKLIEVPWDGATTMAALFEQSCTKYAQDRFVGSRKLISREVVTAKDGRKFEKLHLGEYEWQTYREGFDHACNFASGLVKLGVSADSRAAIFSESRAEWLIAFQGCFRQNITVVTIYASLGEDALIHSLNETQVSTLICDSKQLKKIEAVSSSLESIKYIVYFEDDGTPVDSNLSTGTSQWTVSSFSQVVRLGKETPAHPRLPAKNDTAVIMYTSGSTGLPKGVMMTHGNIVATAAAVMTIIPKIGSNDVYLAYLPLAHVFELAAESVMLCAGCAIGYGSALTLTDTSNKIKKGTKGDASVLKPTLLAAVPAILDRIRDGVLKKVEEKGGISKKLFNIGYRRKVAAIEGSWLGAWGLEGIFWDAILFKKMRTLLGGRIRFMLCGGAPLSSDTQRFINICMGAPIGQGYGLTETCAGAAFSEADDPTVGRVGPPVPCSYIKLVSWEEGGYLTSDKPMPRGEVVIGGLSVSLGYFKNEAKTNEVYKVDERGTRWFYTGDIGQFHPDGCLEIIDRKKDIVKLQHGEYISLGKAEAALMTSNYVESIMVHADPFQNYCVALVVPSRQVLENWAQSAGIEYKDFPDLCKKKEAIGEVQQSLLKAAKAAKLDKFEIPAKISLMPDPWTPESGLVTAALKLKREQLKARFKDELQKFYA